The following proteins come from a genomic window of Micavibrio aeruginosavorus EPB:
- a CDS encoding hybrid sensor histidine kinase/response regulator, with translation MRTDHSEFIARHHRSAQSGGDTPAPSSRRRLLMASSAIVAYAAVCTGVAMFMDVPRESVAVAGAAFLLATGVAFLMQRGFKLHAKQEKERALLREVLEGSRGARLITDGADNSIYFNQRFSELCDGIGAPNLQTLAQFFTDDDEAAMHFRLLADQAHRGLTDSIELHSVRGDSDYWFIVTAQPIAGWAGYIHWRIDDISEQRANDRAVREEREKLIDFTDNAPVGFFSVDETGKFVFVNATLARWLGEDIENLLAHGHLHTYLDQPPVDAHPYDVVEGGGAKQVVELLMKGPAGKTFTASISQAVVNEADGAVRTRGVVHDLTAERAMKQALKASEDRFQRFFEEAPLGIAMLNADGVLGDVNHALASMLNGQVETFEGRHFEGLIHEDDRAAVMDALDKIVHAPQKGVAAMPAPMEVTLLGLEGNVTTQMFARRFRGSDGVVLHFIDLSRQKALEAQFVQSQKMQAIGQLAGGVAHDFNNLLTAMIGFCDLLLLRHKPGDPSFSDIMQIKQNANRAANLVRQLLAFSRQQTLRPKVQDITDILTEISHLLRRLIGANIDLDVVHGSDLGLVRVDVGQMEQVLINLAVNARDAMDGGGQLTVETRAFRNDAPMTCGTDEMPAGDWVAIAVTDTGCGIPPENMARILEPFFTTKEVGQGTGLGLATVYGIVRQTGGYLGIDSVVGEGTTFTIYLPRLSDTEIEHDDHKDVEEDTTRDLTGTARILLVEDEDAVRTFSTRALTNKGYEVLDAESGEAALAVIESLKEKHGGTMPVDLVVTDVIMPNMDGPTLARRLRQENPSLKIIFVSGYTEEKLKEHMGENIWFLPKPFTLKQLAAKVKEALEE, from the coding sequence ATGCGCACCGATCATTCTGAATTTATTGCCCGTCATCATCGTTCCGCCCAAAGCGGGGGGGATACCCCCGCGCCGAGCAGTCGCCGCCGTTTGCTGATGGCATCCAGTGCGATTGTGGCCTATGCCGCCGTGTGTACGGGCGTGGCCATGTTTATGGATGTGCCGCGTGAGAGCGTTGCGGTGGCCGGGGCGGCGTTCCTGCTGGCCACCGGGGTGGCGTTTTTGATGCAGCGCGGGTTTAAGCTGCACGCCAAACAGGAAAAAGAACGCGCGTTGTTGCGTGAGGTGCTGGAGGGTAGCCGTGGGGCGCGCCTGATCACCGATGGCGCGGATAACAGCATTTATTTCAACCAGCGTTTTTCCGAATTATGTGACGGTATTGGTGCGCCCAATTTACAAACGCTGGCGCAATTTTTTACCGATGACGACGAAGCCGCCATGCATTTCCGCCTGTTGGCGGATCAGGCGCATCGTGGCTTGACGGATTCCATCGAATTGCACAGCGTGCGCGGCGATTCCGATTATTGGTTTATCGTCACGGCCCAGCCGATCGCCGGGTGGGCGGGATATATTCACTGGCGTATTGATGATATCAGCGAACAGCGCGCCAATGACCGCGCCGTGCGCGAAGAACGCGAAAAGCTGATCGACTTTACCGACAATGCCCCGGTGGGGTTCTTCTCCGTCGATGAAACCGGGAAATTCGTGTTCGTGAATGCCACGCTGGCCCGTTGGCTGGGTGAAGATATCGAAAACCTGCTGGCGCACGGGCATTTGCACACTTATCTGGATCAGCCGCCGGTGGATGCGCATCCCTATGACGTTGTCGAAGGGGGCGGGGCGAAACAGGTTGTTGAATTGCTGATGAAGGGCCCGGCGGGCAAAACCTTCACGGCATCCATTTCCCAAGCCGTGGTGAACGAAGCCGACGGTGCGGTGCGGACGCGCGGCGTTGTCCACGATTTGACCGCGGAACGCGCGATGAAGCAGGCGTTGAAAGCCTCCGAAGACCGCTTCCAACGGTTCTTCGAAGAGGCACCGCTGGGTATCGCCATGCTGAATGCCGATGGCGTTCTGGGCGACGTGAACCATGCGCTGGCCTCGATGCTGAATGGTCAGGTGGAAACGTTTGAAGGTCGCCATTTCGAAGGGTTGATCCACGAAGATGACCGCGCCGCCGTGATGGACGCACTGGATAAAATCGTTCATGCCCCGCAAAAGGGTGTGGCCGCCATGCCTGCGCCGATGGAGGTGACGCTCCTTGGTCTTGAAGGTAACGTGACGACGCAAATGTTCGCCCGCCGTTTTCGCGGCAGTGACGGCGTGGTTCTGCATTTTATTGATTTGAGCCGCCAGAAAGCGCTGGAAGCGCAATTCGTGCAATCACAGAAGATGCAGGCCATCGGGCAACTGGCCGGTGGCGTCGCGCACGACTTTAACAATTTGCTGACCGCGATGATCGGGTTCTGTGATCTGTTGCTGTTGCGGCACAAGCCGGGTGATCCGTCCTTCTCGGACATTATGCAGATCAAACAAAACGCCAACCGCGCCGCGAACCTCGTGCGCCAGTTGCTGGCGTTCTCACGGCAACAGACCTTGCGGCCGAAGGTGCAGGATATCACCGATATCCTCACGGAAATTTCGCATCTGCTGCGCCGTTTGATTGGTGCGAATATCGATTTGGATGTCGTGCATGGTTCCGACCTTGGTCTGGTGCGCGTCGACGTGGGCCAGATGGAACAGGTGTTGATCAACCTGGCCGTGAATGCGCGCGATGCCATGGATGGCGGCGGGCAATTGACCGTTGAAACACGCGCGTTCCGTAACGATGCGCCCATGACCTGCGGCACCGATGAAATGCCCGCGGGTGATTGGGTTGCGATTGCGGTGACGGATACCGGGTGCGGTATTCCGCCGGAAAACATGGCCCGCATTCTGGAGCCGTTCTTCACCACGAAAGAAGTGGGGCAGGGCACGGGCCTCGGCCTGGCCACCGTGTACGGGATCGTGCGGCAGACGGGCGGATATCTGGGCATCGACAGTGTGGTGGGTGAGGGCACGACCTTCACCATCTATCTGCCGCGCCTGTCCGATACCGAAATTGAACATGACGATCACAAGGATGTTGAGGAAGATACAACGCGCGACCTGACCGGGACCGCGCGCATCCTGCTGGTCGAAGACGAGGACGCCGTGCGGACTTTCTCCACCCGCGCCCTGACGAACAAGGGGTACGAGGTTCTGGACGCCGAAAGCGGCGAAGCGGCTCTGGCCGTTATTGAATCGCTCAAGGAAAAACACGGTGGCACCATGCCGGTGGATCTGGTCGTGACCGATGTGATCATGCCGAATATGGACGGGCCGACCCTGGCCCGCCGCCTGCGCCAGGAAAACCCAAGTTTGAAAATCATCTTCGTTTCCGGTTATACGGAAGAGAAGCTGAAAGAACACATGGGTGAAAATATCTGGTTCCTGCCCAAGCCGTTTACGTTGAAACAGCTGGCGGCGAAAGTGAAGGAAGCGTTGGAAGAGTAA
- the flhB gene encoding flagellar biosynthesis protein FlhB has product MSDEEDDSSKTEDPSQKKLEDARRRGQVPMSREVNNFVMLLAGTIMIMAFAGPLMEKLTINLRSYIEMAGQASPGPGMISSLLGDSFWMVMGAIGIPLVAFMFVAFIGGFVQVGPLLAPEVIKPDISKISIKKGFQRLFSKRSLMEFLKGLLKFGIVGAVGTVLLMPFYGSVEHIVGLEMYDIMHETEDLIIRLMMGVLMALVVLTVIDVVYQRQDHMKKLRMSKQELKDEYRQTEGDPMVKAKLRQLRAEKARQRMMANVPKADVVITNPTHFAVALQYDPDKMEAPLCVAKGMDQVALRIRELAKEHKITIHENPPLARSLYDTVEVDEVIPAEHYKAVAEIISFVFRQKGKLK; this is encoded by the coding sequence ATGTCGGATGAAGAAGACGATTCCTCTAAAACAGAAGACCCTTCCCAGAAAAAACTGGAGGATGCCAGGCGACGCGGCCAGGTTCCGATGAGCCGCGAGGTCAATAACTTCGTCATGTTATTGGCCGGAACCATCATGATCATGGCCTTTGCCGGGCCGCTGATGGAAAAGCTGACCATCAATTTGCGATCCTATATTGAAATGGCCGGGCAGGCATCGCCCGGGCCGGGGATGATTTCATCGCTGCTGGGCGATTCGTTCTGGATGGTAATGGGGGCGATTGGCATTCCGCTGGTGGCGTTTATGTTTGTGGCCTTTATCGGCGGATTTGTTCAGGTCGGCCCCTTGCTGGCCCCGGAAGTCATCAAGCCGGACATCAGTAAAATATCGATCAAAAAGGGATTCCAGCGTCTGTTTTCCAAACGGTCATTGATGGAATTTTTAAAAGGCCTTTTGAAATTCGGTATCGTCGGCGCGGTGGGAACGGTCTTGCTGATGCCGTTTTATGGCAGTGTTGAGCATATCGTCGGGCTGGAAATGTACGACATTATGCATGAAACAGAAGATCTGATTATCCGGTTGATGATGGGCGTGTTGATGGCGCTGGTCGTTCTGACCGTGATTGACGTGGTGTACCAGCGCCAGGACCACATGAAAAAGCTGCGCATGTCGAAACAGGAATTGAAAGACGAATATCGCCAGACCGAAGGTGACCCGATGGTCAAGGCGAAATTGCGCCAGTTGCGCGCGGAGAAAGCGCGCCAGCGCATGATGGCCAACGTGCCCAAGGCCGATGTGGTCATCACCAACCCGACCCACTTCGCCGTGGCCCTGCAATATGACCCGGACAAGATGGAGGCACCGCTCTGCGTGGCCAAGGGGATGGATCAGGTCGCCCTGCGCATCCGTGAACTGGCCAAGGAACATAAAATCACCATCCACGAAAACCCGCCTCTGGCGCGCAGCCTGTATGACACGGTCGAGGTGGATGAGGTCATTCCAGCGGAACATTACAAGGCCGTGGCCGAGATTATCTCCTTCGTCTTCCGCCAAAAAGGCAAGTTGAAATAA
- a CDS encoding EscU/YscU/HrcU family type III secretion system export apparatus switch protein, translating into MADYTENGGKKPGDDQLKPLNLKEKTNKRASAVAISATGEPGDMPTISAAGRGKIAEQILQLAFANGVRVREDSALAEMLVALEVDSPIPTEAIMAVAEVLCYVYRANGEPNPFDAILNESEQEPGQDD; encoded by the coding sequence ATGGCCGATTACACCGAAAATGGCGGGAAAAAGCCCGGGGACGACCAACTCAAGCCACTGAATTTAAAAGAAAAAACAAATAAACGCGCGTCCGCCGTGGCGATTTCCGCCACGGGCGAACCCGGGGATATGCCGACCATTTCTGCCGCCGGACGGGGCAAAATTGCCGAGCAAATATTACAGCTCGCCTTCGCCAACGGCGTCCGCGTGCGTGAAGACAGCGCCCTGGCCGAAATGCTGGTGGCGCTGGAAGTCGACAGCCCCATCCCCACCGAGGCCATTATGGCCGTGGCGGAGGTGCTGTGTTATGTCTATCGCGCCAACGGGGAACCAAACCCCTTTGACGCCATTCTGAACGAGTCAGAGCAAGAACCGGGCCAAGACGATTAA
- a CDS encoding YcbK family protein, which translates to MNGTRSKIQGHATGIVAALTLGCALAFNTASAAPTTTSAEQSLHLHNLHTKETINVVYKRDGKYVPAGLQQINHLLRDHRRNEETQINPKTLDRLYDIGQAVKRYSPGIRIKFEIISGYRALQTNNALRAAGGAQGKDSQHTHGNAIDFRIPGVSTETSRDVAWCTGSGGVGYYKQDGFVHIDTARKRFWPANWNPAHINCAKFK; encoded by the coding sequence ATGAACGGAACGCGATCAAAAATTCAAGGCCATGCCACAGGAATCGTCGCCGCCCTGACATTGGGCTGCGCCCTCGCGTTTAACACCGCCAGCGCGGCACCGACCACCACCTCTGCGGAACAATCTCTGCACCTGCACAATCTTCACACCAAGGAAACGATCAACGTCGTTTACAAGCGGGATGGGAAATATGTCCCCGCCGGATTGCAGCAGATCAATCACCTTCTGCGCGATCACCGCCGGAACGAGGAAACACAGATCAACCCCAAAACGCTCGACCGCCTTTACGACATTGGTCAGGCGGTCAAACGCTATAGCCCGGGCATCCGCATCAAGTTTGAAATTATTTCCGGCTACCGCGCCTTGCAAACCAACAATGCCCTGCGCGCAGCCGGTGGCGCGCAAGGGAAAGATTCCCAACACACGCACGGTAACGCCATTGATTTCCGCATCCCGGGCGTCAGCACCGAAACATCACGCGATGTGGCATGGTGCACGGGGTCCGGCGGCGTTGGATATTATAAACAGGACGGGTTCGTGCATATCGACACCGCCCGCAAACGATTCTGGCCCGCCAACTGGAACCCGGCCCACATCAATTGCGCAAAATTTAAATAA
- a CDS encoding flagellar hook-basal body complex protein FliE: MAANAYANMAKTASGAGVAAEDGAVSFGSMIEKAATESIATMKNAETVQAQAIIGKAGLADVVEAVTAAELTLQSVVAVRDRMINAYQEIMRMPI, translated from the coding sequence ATGGCCGCCAACGCCTACGCCAATATGGCGAAAACCGCATCCGGTGCCGGTGTCGCCGCCGAAGATGGCGCGGTGTCCTTTGGCTCGATGATTGAAAAGGCCGCGACCGAATCCATCGCCACCATGAAAAACGCCGAAACGGTGCAGGCTCAGGCCATTATCGGCAAAGCCGGGCTGGCCGACGTGGTCGAAGCGGTCACCGCCGCCGAACTGACCCTGCAATCCGTCGTGGCCGTGCGTGACCGGATGATCAATGCGTATCAGGAAATTATGCGGATGCCGATTTAA
- the fliQ gene encoding flagellar biosynthesis protein FliQ encodes MNEEEIIEVAREAIMLTIELSTPTLMVGLVVGVSIALVQALTQIQEITLVFVPKILAIFIALFIFLPGMATALIAFMETLADRMIAIQ; translated from the coding sequence ATGAACGAAGAAGAGATTATCGAAGTTGCCCGTGAAGCCATCATGCTGACCATTGAGCTCAGCACGCCGACGCTTATGGTCGGTTTGGTGGTGGGGGTGTCGATTGCGCTGGTTCAGGCCCTGACCCAGATTCAGGAAATTACACTGGTGTTCGTTCCCAAAATTCTGGCGATCTTTATTGCGCTGTTTATCTTCCTGCCGGGCATGGCGACGGCGTTGATTGCCTTCATGGAAACTCTGGCGGATCGCATGATCGCGATTCAGTAA
- the flgC gene encoding flagellar basal body rod protein FlgC: MADDMFTALSVSAAGMRAQSTRVRVVAENMANADSTGTTPGADPYRRQTVTFKNELDRATGAEMVEVSKIGTDKKTPFILKYQPDHPAADDKGYVKMPNIDSIVEMMDMREAQRSYEANLGMIEQSRTMMMQTINLLRQ; encoded by the coding sequence ATGGCAGATGATATGTTCACAGCGTTATCGGTTTCCGCCGCAGGCATGCGGGCGCAAAGCACGCGCGTTCGCGTGGTGGCCGAAAACATGGCCAACGCGGATTCCACCGGCACAACGCCGGGCGCGGACCCGTACCGCCGCCAGACGGTGACGTTCAAAAACGAACTGGATCGCGCAACCGGGGCCGAGATGGTGGAAGTATCCAAAATCGGCACGGACAAGAAAACCCCGTTCATCCTGAAATACCAACCGGACCACCCGGCGGCCGATGACAAGGGCTATGTGAAAATGCCGAATATCGACTCGATCGTCGAAATGATGGATATGCGCGAAGCTCAACGGTCTTACGAGGCCAATCTGGGGATGATCGAACAATCCCGAACCATGATGATGCAGACAATAAATCTTCTGCGCCAATAA
- a CDS encoding D-alanyl-D-alanine carboxypeptidase family protein, whose amino-acid sequence MGDITKSRRNFLKTTAIGLGALFLSSLTPHFAEAARSNDIRPVARAQSNIVIDVNTGRMLSGHNVDGLRYAASLTKMMTALLVFDALRGGDITLHEPVTFSARSQNVEHWRLNVGVGNTLSVNDCLIALLTRSSNDVAVALAEHISGSEANFVEAMNRKARRLGMTNTRFYDASGLNNRYQRTTARDMATLGRHIVLTYPTRLDFFAHAEFSYHTDRTLGRRPYNVNRLVRDTTMPQSQARLQLDRIGLTPMGMKTGFIRNSWHNLVALAGDANGNKVLAVGFGGQSQPALANTLAGLMVQGYNALRREHGIPLNRPLPARAPAQYRDPRLNLF is encoded by the coding sequence ATGGGTGACATTACAAAATCACGCCGCAATTTTCTGAAAACCACAGCGATCGGTCTGGGCGCTTTATTCCTGAGCAGCCTGACCCCGCATTTTGCCGAAGCCGCACGATCGAACGACATTCGCCCCGTCGCTCGCGCGCAAAGCAACATCGTGATTGATGTGAACACCGGACGCATGTTGAGCGGCCACAATGTTGATGGCCTGCGCTATGCCGCATCGCTCACCAAAATGATGACCGCCTTGCTGGTGTTCGATGCCCTGCGCGGCGGGGACATTACATTGCACGAACCCGTCACCTTTTCCGCCCGTTCACAAAACGTGGAACATTGGCGATTGAATGTTGGCGTTGGTAATACGCTGTCCGTCAATGACTGCCTGATTGCGCTGCTGACTCGTTCCAGCAACGATGTTGCCGTGGCGTTGGCCGAACATATCAGCGGCAGCGAAGCCAATTTTGTTGAAGCCATGAACCGCAAGGCCCGCCGTTTGGGCATGACCAACACGCGGTTTTATGATGCGTCTGGGTTGAACAACCGGTATCAGCGCACAACCGCCCGCGATATGGCCACGCTGGGTCGGCATATTGTGCTGACCTATCCAACACGGCTGGACTTTTTTGCCCATGCGGAATTTTCGTATCACACGGATCGCACGCTGGGTCGCCGCCCGTATAATGTGAACCGTCTGGTCCGTGACACAACCATGCCGCAATCGCAGGCGCGCCTCCAACTGGATCGCATCGGCCTGACCCCGATGGGCATGAAAACCGGATTTATCCGTAATTCATGGCACAACCTGGTCGCGCTGGCCGGCGATGCCAATGGCAACAAAGTTCTGGCCGTTGGATTTGGCGGGCAATCGCAACCCGCTTTGGCCAACACACTGGCCGGATTAATGGTTCAGGGGTACAACGCCCTGCGCCGGGAACATGGCATTCCGCTCAACCGCCCCCTGCCCGCCCGGGCTCCGGCTCAGTATCGTGATCCGCGGTTGAATTTGTTCTAA
- the fliR gene encoding flagellar biosynthetic protein FliR has protein sequence METLQHFITTGVFAFILTFVRVGTALMIMPGLGDSFTPQNVRLHLALALALVMAPVVAPHMPDPIPGTTMLLSLIVMEFIIGMFIGTVARILMAALDTAGMIMSMQSGLGNAQLFNPAFSTQGSILGAFLSVMGMVLVFSTNLHHLLIMGVADSYNMFPVGSLPDVGGMANMIGQAISASFRIGVQVSAPFIVVGLMIYIGMGVLSRLMPQIQVFMIAIPVQILISLMTLALILSAGMLFWLHQFEEGMVFFLMSSGG, from the coding sequence ATGGAAACGCTTCAGCATTTCATCACCACTGGCGTGTTTGCCTTCATCCTGACCTTTGTCCGGGTGGGGACGGCGTTGATGATTATGCCGGGGCTGGGCGATTCCTTTACACCGCAGAACGTGCGCCTGCATCTGGCGCTCGCCTTGGCGCTGGTGATGGCGCCGGTCGTGGCACCGCACATGCCGGACCCGATACCGGGTACGACCATGTTGCTGAGCCTGATCGTCATGGAATTTATCATCGGCATGTTTATCGGCACGGTGGCGCGCATTTTGATGGCGGCGCTGGATACGGCGGGCATGATCATGTCGATGCAATCCGGTCTGGGCAACGCGCAATTGTTCAACCCGGCCTTTTCGACGCAGGGTTCAATTCTGGGCGCGTTTTTGTCCGTCATGGGCATGGTGTTGGTGTTCAGCACCAATTTGCACCACCTGTTAATCATGGGGGTTGCGGATTCATACAACATGTTTCCGGTGGGATCATTGCCCGATGTTGGCGGTATGGCGAATATGATTGGCCAGGCCATTTCGGCCAGCTTCCGCATCGGGGTGCAGGTATCGGCCCCGTTTATCGTTGTGGGTTTGATGATTTATATCGGCATGGGTGTTCTCTCGCGCCTGATGCCGCAGATTCAGGTTTTTATGATCGCCATTCCGGTGCAAATTCTGATTTCGTTGATGACGCTGGCGCTGATCCTGTCGGCGGGGATGTTGTTCTGGTTGCACCAGTTTGAGGAGGGCATGGTGTTCTTTCTCATGTCATCGGGAGGATAA
- a CDS encoding peptidoglycan-binding domain-containing protein — translation MSIKPNLFSDFLLNNVGNALENNPEDIRTTKRNLANAGYFNDETENDYLTRQLDDSIRKFQKDRGLRVDGILRPGGETERGLFGILSGLAPEKIFDAADDVWVTDATGRVTTPPYFPEQKREEKRSKNILVQLGLMQDPNERFPMDEKDPSRPKPFGDMDTESSETAEGDIISPDPVSEPDSKENPESAPNTDTEGTDEKPEPTEIPDSGQAEEKDAPNNTEISQAEIEKAEGKVQNDLNYLQKNEHNFSAKLLKHYIGKSGQDYKMPIEEIEKSPVYQDAMKINETRFEQSITQGFVDKEGGPKSPLKDQILNMKDGETVKLINPQKDGQSEYWDRDIKRSEGITKDQDRFFSIGATKMRSTGDLQATRHGDKIEISGTVRHTIKDRYDFNDDTVFDKLAFKHHRLLATAGKAEPFNIEGTKEQPVTGVLEIKNGKITNAKFQWGAKKMEAER, via the coding sequence ATGAGCATAAAACCCAATTTATTTTCCGACTTCCTCTTAAACAATGTTGGTAATGCCTTAGAAAACAACCCCGAGGATATCCGCACAACCAAACGTAATTTGGCCAACGCCGGATATTTTAATGATGAAACTGAAAATGACTACCTGACCCGACAACTGGATGACAGCATCCGCAAGTTCCAGAAAGACCGCGGCCTGCGTGTGGACGGCATCCTGCGCCCCGGTGGTGAAACGGAACGCGGCTTGTTTGGCATTCTATCCGGGCTGGCCCCGGAAAAAATCTTTGACGCAGCCGATGATGTCTGGGTCACAGACGCCACGGGACGGGTAACAACCCCACCCTATTTCCCGGAACAAAAGCGCGAAGAAAAGCGCAGCAAGAATATCCTGGTCCAACTCGGCCTGATGCAGGATCCGAATGAACGTTTTCCAATGGATGAGAAAGACCCATCACGCCCCAAACCGTTTGGTGATATGGACACAGAATCCTCTGAAACCGCAGAAGGAGACATTATATCGCCCGATCCGGTAAGCGAACCCGATAGTAAAGAAAACCCGGAATCTGCGCCAAATACGGATACCGAAGGAACCGATGAAAAACCGGAACCCACCGAAATTCCGGATTCTGGCCAAGCGGAAGAAAAGGATGCACCAAACAACACAGAAATTTCTCAGGCCGAAATTGAGAAGGCGGAAGGAAAGGTTCAAAATGATTTAAATTATCTTCAAAAAAATGAACATAATTTTTCCGCTAAACTTTTGAAACATTACATCGGAAAAAGTGGACAGGACTATAAAATGCCCATTGAAGAAATTGAGAAGAGCCCTGTTTATCAAGACGCAATGAAGATAAACGAAACGCGCTTCGAACAAAGCATTACGCAAGGATTTGTGGACAAGGAAGGTGGCCCCAAATCGCCTTTGAAAGACCAAATCTTAAACATGAAAGATGGAGAAACCGTAAAACTGATCAATCCGCAAAAAGATGGGCAATCAGAATACTGGGACAGAGATATAAAACGATCAGAAGGGATAACAAAAGATCAAGATCGATTTTTCTCAATCGGGGCCACAAAAATGCGCTCTACCGGGGATTTACAAGCCACACGCCATGGCGATAAAATTGAAATCAGCGGAACGGTTCGCCATACAATCAAGGACCGCTATGACTTTAATGACGATACGGTCTTTGATAAATTGGCCTTCAAACATCACCGCCTCCTTGCAACAGCAGGGAAAGCAGAGCCTTTCAATATTGAAGGCACAAAAGAACAGCCCGTAACGGGCGTTTTGGAAATTAAAAACGGAAAGATCACAAATGCAAAATTCCAGTGGGGAGCAAAAAAAATGGAGGCCGAACGCTAA
- the recA gene encoding recombinase RecA: protein MNKADTAMEQRSNAEKSKALDAALAQIERAFGKGSIMKLTGDTNPMQVEAVSTGSLGLDIALGIGGLPRGRIIEVFGPESSGKTTLALQVIAEAQKAGGTCAIVDAEHALDPSYAKKLGVNIDDLLISQPDTGEQALEIADTLVRSGALDVLVIDSVAALVPRAELEGEMGDSHVGLQARLMSQALRKITGSISRSRTIVIFINQIRMKIGVMFGSPETTTGGNALKFYASVRLDIRRIGTIKDKENPVGNQTRVKVVKNKMAPPFRQVEFDIMFGEGISKMGELIDLGVQGNLVEKSGAWFSYDGQRIGQGRENAKQFMRDNPEVAAKLENEIRTKAGVVADAMLVGPESAEEASDATMEAVNDTVDTTDDDAAPKRGRKAS from the coding sequence ATGAACAAGGCAGATACCGCAATGGAACAACGCAGCAACGCCGAAAAATCAAAAGCTCTGGACGCCGCTCTGGCGCAGATCGAACGCGCTTTTGGCAAGGGTTCGATTATGAAACTGACGGGGGATACCAACCCGATGCAGGTTGAGGCCGTGTCGACGGGCTCGCTGGGGCTGGATATCGCGCTGGGCATTGGCGGTTTGCCGCGTGGCCGGATTATCGAAGTGTTCGGTCCGGAATCGTCAGGTAAAACCACGCTGGCTTTGCAGGTGATTGCCGAAGCGCAGAAGGCCGGCGGTACATGCGCCATCGTTGACGCCGAACACGCACTGGACCCGTCCTATGCCAAGAAATTGGGCGTGAATATTGATGACCTGCTGATCTCCCAGCCGGATACGGGTGAACAGGCGCTGGAAATTGCCGATACGCTGGTGCGCTCCGGTGCGCTGGATGTTCTGGTGATTGACTCGGTGGCTGCTCTGGTTCCGCGCGCGGAATTGGAAGGCGAGATGGGCGACTCCCACGTTGGTTTGCAGGCGCGTTTGATGTCGCAGGCTTTGCGTAAAATTACCGGCTCCATTTCCCGGTCCCGCACCATCGTTATTTTCATCAACCAGATCCGTATGAAAATCGGTGTGATGTTCGGTTCCCCGGAAACCACAACCGGTGGGAACGCGCTGAAATTCTACGCGTCCGTCCGTCTGGATATTCGCCGCATCGGTACGATCAAGGACAAGGAAAACCCGGTCGGAAACCAGACGCGCGTGAAGGTCGTGAAAAACAAAATGGCCCCGCCGTTCCGTCAGGTGGAATTCGACATCATGTTTGGTGAAGGGATTTCCAAGATGGGTGAGTTGATCGATTTGGGCGTTCAGGGCAACCTGGTTGAAAAATCCGGTGCCTGGTTCTCCTATGACGGTCAACGCATCGGGCAGGGCCGTGAAAACGCGAAACAATTTATGCGTGATAACCCGGAAGTGGCCGCAAAGCTGGAAAACGAAATCCGTACCAAGGCGGGTGTTGTTGCCGATGCCATGCTGGTCGGTCCGGAAAGTGCAGAAGAAGCGTCTGACGCCACAATGGAAGCGGTGAATGATACCGTTGACACGACGGACGATGATGCCGCACCGAAGCGTGGCCGTAAGGCAAGCTAA
- the flgB gene encoding flagellar basal body rod protein FlgB yields MTTQNIGLFKALGAKMNYLDQRQNILAQNVANADTPGYRPHDLEKVDFGTVLKNVTKENVVRPVTTNPRHMPAPNEVETARSPEMKKVYDVAPTGDAVVLEEQMVNANKNQIDYNLMTSMYQKNVGMIRTALGVGR; encoded by the coding sequence ATGACAACACAAAATATAGGTTTATTCAAAGCCCTCGGCGCGAAAATGAACTATCTGGACCAGCGCCAGAATATTTTGGCCCAGAACGTGGCCAACGCCGATACGCCGGGTTACCGCCCGCACGACCTGGAAAAGGTTGATTTCGGCACTGTGTTGAAAAACGTGACCAAGGAAAACGTGGTCCGCCCGGTGACCACCAATCCGCGCCACATGCCAGCCCCGAACGAGGTGGAAACGGCACGCAGCCCGGAAATGAAAAAGGTTTATGACGTGGCCCCGACGGGTGATGCGGTTGTTCTGGAAGAACAGATGGTCAACGCCAATAAAAACCAGATTGATTACAATTTGATGACCAGCATGTACCAGAAAAACGTCGGCATGATCCGCACCGCATTGGGTGTCGGTCGATAA